One genomic segment of Ignavibacteriales bacterium includes these proteins:
- a CDS encoding sensor histidine kinase has translation MEDISLHILDIAENSIRAGAKEIVISVIRETAKDLLTIIVKDNGAGMNDAQTRMAPDPFYTGKSGRKIGLGLPLLEDAARMADGSLSIESKRNIGTTVTAVFNWSHIDRKPIGKISETIVALISSYPDVDFTLNIKRNEKGFNFATKDVKTKIRDVAINSTSVLSFIEKYIEENIESFFKN, from the coding sequence ATGGAAGATATTTCTCTTCATATTCTCGATATCGCCGAAAATTCGATTCGTGCCGGGGCAAAGGAAATAGTAATAAGCGTGATAAGAGAAACCGCCAAAGATCTTCTTACGATAATCGTCAAAGATAACGGCGCGGGTATGAATGATGCCCAAACCAGGATGGCGCCGGATCCGTTTTATACAGGAAAGTCTGGTCGAAAAATCGGTTTAGGATTACCGTTGCTTGAAGATGCCGCGCGGATGGCGGACGGTTCATTAAGTATAGAATCGAAAAGGAATATTGGAACAACGGTAACTGCCGTATTTAATTGGAGCCATATCGATCGGAAACCGATCGGTAAAATTTCCGAAACGATCGTAGCTCTTATTTCGAGTTATCCCGATGTTGATTTTACATTAAATATTAAGAGAAATGAAAAAGGTTTTAACTTCGCGACAAAGGATGTTAAAACCAAGATTCGAGATGTCGCAATCAATTCAACAAGTGTGTTGAGTTTTATCGAAAAATATATCGAAGAAAATATTGAAAGTTTTTTTAAGAATTAA
- a CDS encoding 4Fe-4S binding protein yields the protein MHGEFHTIKFVDDLCDGHMHCMRVCPTQAIRVRNQKASLLDDRCIDCGECVRVCPNNAIIAMTSSFKDFSKFKYTIALPSPAFYAQFGKDTTPSLILESLKKIGFNDVYDVACASEAVSIAIQEYLDTNKSPRPLISSFCPAIVQLIQIRYPNLLDHLIPIESPMEIAAREAKNLKMKETGLKASEIGAIYITPCPAKMLSIKNPLRKKHSFIDGAIAMRDIYPTLLQTISQSNGNHDIKDIQGLGLGWPIVGGQVACLKAEDCFAVGGLTDTVRILEDIENDRLKDIQYVECHSCPTACVGGTLTVENPYIARGRVLRMVEKYGLIPCQNREKIRGLYQKNFFSLIGKISPHPVQPLDEEISRAIEKMQKKQDIHDKLPKIDCGACGSPTCLAFAEDVVLERVMLDDCIFVAIKKFEKLSSDLLETVLRHSEKINSNIKMITS from the coding sequence ATGCACGGAGAATTTCATACTATAAAGTTTGTCGATGATTTGTGTGACGGGCATATGCATTGTATGCGTGTTTGTCCAACACAAGCCATCCGTGTTCGGAATCAGAAAGCATCGTTGCTCGATGACCGGTGCATTGATTGTGGTGAATGCGTTCGGGTTTGTCCGAATAATGCAATTATCGCGATGACAAGCTCGTTCAAAGATTTTTCAAAGTTTAAATATACAATTGCGCTACCTTCTCCTGCATTCTATGCCCAGTTCGGAAAAGATACAACTCCTTCTCTGATCTTAGAATCTCTAAAAAAAATCGGTTTTAACGATGTGTACGACGTGGCGTGCGCCTCGGAAGCCGTTAGTATCGCGATTCAAGAATATCTCGATACGAATAAGTCACCACGACCGTTGATATCTTCTTTTTGTCCCGCTATCGTGCAGTTAATTCAGATTCGTTATCCGAATTTACTAGACCATCTCATACCGATTGAATCGCCGATGGAGATTGCCGCGCGGGAAGCGAAAAATTTGAAAATGAAAGAGACCGGGCTCAAAGCAAGCGAAATAGGAGCGATCTATATAACTCCATGCCCGGCGAAGATGTTAAGCATAAAAAATCCGTTGCGCAAAAAGCACTCTTTCATCGACGGCGCAATTGCCATGCGCGATATTTATCCTACATTGCTGCAAACAATTTCTCAATCTAATGGTAATCATGATATAAAAGATATTCAAGGATTGGGACTTGGCTGGCCCATAGTCGGCGGGCAAGTTGCGTGTTTGAAGGCAGAAGATTGTTTCGCGGTAGGCGGATTAACAGATACAGTTCGTATTCTTGAGGATATTGAGAATGATAGATTAAAAGATATTCAATATGTTGAATGTCATTCATGTCCAACCGCATGTGTAGGAGGAACGCTGACTGTTGAAAATCCTTATATCGCCAGGGGCAGAGTTCTTCGAATGGTGGAAAAATACGGATTAATCCCATGTCAAAATAGAGAAAAAATTCGTGGATTATATCAAAAGAACTTCTTTTCATTAATTGGTAAAATTTCGCCGCACCCCGTCCAACCGCTGGATGAGGAAATATCAAGGGCTATCGAGAAAATGCAAAAGAAACAAGACATTCACGATAAACTTCCAAAGATTGATTGCGGTGCTTGTGGTTCGCCAACATGTTTGGCTTTTGCCGAAGACGTGGTTTTAGAGCGTGTAATGCTCGATGATTGCATCTTTGTTGCGATAAAAAAATTTGAAAAATTATCAAGCGATTTGCTTGAAACAGTGCTTCGACACAGTGAAAAAATAAACAGCAATATTAAAATGATAACATCATGA
- a CDS encoding Ni/Fe hydrogenase subunit alpha, with protein sequence MKQIKIDPITRLEGHGKIDIFLNDDGEVANTYFQIPELRGFEQFCVGRPVEEMPRITTRICGVCPEAHHMASAKACDAVFHVEIPPTAKKLRELLYNVFYAGDHTTHFYALGGPDFVVGPDAPKAQRNILGVVAKVGLEVGGKVIEMRRRTQEVIKILGGKNTHQVTSLPGGVSKGINEEERKLIEEHCKWFVDFGKFTIQVFNDIVLKNKAYVDLILSDMFSMKIYSMGLVDEKNRVNFYDGKVRVVDPDGKEFVKYSPNDYLDVVSEHVEPWTYLKFPFLKKVGWKGFVEGKDSGIYRATPLSRLNAADGMPTPAAQEEYDRMYKTLGGKPVHATLATHWARTIELLSAAEMALDLVRDPEITGTNIRAIPTATPTEGVGIVEAPRGTLTHHYITDEKGILRKANLIVGTTNNYAPISLSINKAARGLIKKGTTVTDGILNTVEMAFRAYDPCFGCATHTLPGQMPLVVNIRNKDGEIIQEIKRN encoded by the coding sequence ATGAAACAAATTAAAATTGATCCGATAACACGTTTAGAAGGACACGGTAAAATCGACATCTTCTTGAACGACGATGGTGAAGTAGCTAACACTTATTTCCAGATTCCGGAGCTTCGCGGTTTTGAGCAATTCTGCGTCGGCAGACCGGTTGAAGAAATGCCCCGCATTACAACGCGTATTTGTGGTGTTTGTCCTGAAGCGCACCACATGGCTTCTGCAAAAGCGTGCGATGCTGTTTTCCATGTGGAAATACCTCCGACAGCCAAGAAGCTCCGCGAATTATTATATAATGTATTCTACGCCGGCGATCATACAACACATTTCTACGCGTTAGGAGGTCCTGATTTTGTTGTTGGTCCCGACGCTCCCAAAGCACAACGTAATATTCTCGGTGTTGTTGCAAAAGTTGGTTTGGAAGTCGGTGGAAAAGTTATCGAAATGAGAAGGCGAACTCAGGAAGTGATTAAAATACTCGGAGGAAAAAATACTCATCAGGTTACTTCACTGCCCGGTGGTGTAAGCAAAGGGATAAATGAAGAAGAACGAAAACTGATTGAAGAACATTGTAAATGGTTCGTTGATTTCGGGAAATTCACGATTCAAGTGTTCAATGATATTGTACTAAAGAATAAAGCTTATGTTGATCTGATATTATCTGATATGTTTTCAATGAAGATTTATTCTATGGGATTGGTAGATGAGAAAAACCGTGTCAATTTTTACGATGGAAAGGTCCGCGTAGTTGATCCGGACGGGAAAGAATTTGTTAAGTATTCACCGAATGATTATCTCGATGTTGTTTCAGAACATGTTGAACCATGGACATATTTGAAATTCCCGTTTCTTAAAAAGGTCGGCTGGAAAGGATTCGTGGAAGGAAAAGATAGCGGTATTTACCGCGCAACTCCTCTTTCTCGTTTGAACGCTGCCGATGGAATGCCCACACCTGCTGCTCAAGAAGAATATGATAGAATGTATAAAACTTTAGGCGGTAAACCGGTTCACGCAACGCTTGCAACTCACTGGGCGCGAACCATCGAATTACTCAGCGCCGCAGAAATGGCTCTTGATCTGGTGCGCGATCCGGAAATAACCGGGACGAATATTCGTGCAATCCCAACCGCAACACCCACAGAAGGAGTTGGGATTGTGGAAGCTCCGCGCGGTACACTTACTCACCATTATATCACTGACGAAAAAGGTATTTTGAGAAAAGCTAACCTGATTGTAGGTACAACTAACAATTATGCCCCCATCTCATTATCAATCAATAAAGCGGCACGAGGTCTTATTAAAAAAGGAACAACAGTCACCGACGGTATTCTGAATACCGTTGAGATGGCGTTTCGCGCTTACGACCCATGCTTTGGATGTGCAACGCATACACTTCCCGGACAAATGCCGCTCGTCGTGAATATCAGAAATAAAGACGGAGAAATCATTCAAGAAATAAAAAGAAATTAA
- a CDS encoding oxidoreductase → MAKPKLALYWASSCGGCEIAVLDIQEKILDVANAFDIVFWPVAMDFKYDDVRKMEDKSIDLCLFNGAIRNSENAELAHLLRAKSKALVAFGSCAHEGCIPALANLTTKDAILKWVYKDSPSTVSLNGGVYPQTHTKMPEGEIEIPEMWGTVKSLDQVIDVDYYVPGCPPQPFQIWNVIEYILSGKPLPPKGSVLGADDKTCCDECPRERKEKKIKKFFRPYEILPDPNECLLDQGIICMGPATRSGCGALCTKANMPCRGCYGAPPNVVDQGAKMVSALSSVVDSQDPNEIDEILNQIADPLGTFYRFSMAHSILKRVDKI, encoded by the coding sequence ATGGCAAAACCAAAATTAGCATTGTACTGGGCATCGAGTTGCGGTGGTTGTGAAATAGCTGTGCTGGATATCCAGGAAAAAATTCTCGATGTGGCAAACGCTTTCGATATCGTATTTTGGCCCGTCGCCATGGATTTTAAGTATGATGATGTTAGAAAAATGGAAGACAAGAGCATCGATCTTTGTTTGTTCAACGGTGCTATACGAAATTCGGAAAATGCCGAACTTGCTCATCTTCTTCGTGCGAAATCTAAAGCGCTCGTTGCATTCGGTTCATGCGCGCACGAAGGCTGTATTCCGGCTTTAGCGAACCTCACAACAAAAGACGCAATATTGAAATGGGTTTACAAAGATTCCCCTTCAACTGTCAGTTTGAACGGTGGCGTCTATCCGCAAACACACACCAAAATGCCGGAAGGTGAAATAGAAATTCCGGAAATGTGGGGAACTGTAAAATCACTCGATCAGGTTATCGATGTCGATTATTACGTACCGGGTTGTCCTCCTCAGCCGTTTCAAATATGGAACGTCATCGAATATATCTTGAGCGGCAAACCGCTACCGCCAAAAGGATCTGTTCTCGGCGCCGATGACAAAACATGCTGCGATGAATGTCCGCGGGAGCGTAAAGAGAAAAAAATAAAAAAATTCTTCAGACCGTACGAAATATTACCGGATCCGAACGAATGCCTTCTCGATCAGGGGATTATTTGTATGGGTCCTGCAACGCGGAGCGGTTGCGGAGCGCTTTGCACAAAAGCGAATATGCCTTGCCGCGGTTGTTATGGTGCGCCTCCGAATGTTGTAGATCAAGGCGCAAAAATGGTAAGCGCACTCAGTTCTGTAGTTGATTCACAAGATCCGAACGAGATCGATGAAATATTAAATCAAATCGCCGATCCGCTCGGAACATTCTATCGATTTTCGATGGCTCACTCTATTTTAAAGAGGGTTGATAAAATATGA
- a CDS encoding serine kinase has protein sequence MKLHSIVDKLGLKLLCCEQKFEQEITGGYASDLLSNVIARSKKGDVWVTMMSHANIIAVAVLKDLGGIIITEGREPDTETVKKAEEEKIPLMLTTLSTFQVVGKLYEMGIHPGP, from the coding sequence ATGAAATTGCATAGTATAGTCGATAAGTTAGGATTAAAATTACTCTGCTGCGAACAAAAATTTGAGCAGGAAATTACAGGGGGATACGCAAGTGATTTGTTGAGCAATGTAATTGCCCGCAGTAAAAAGGGGGATGTTTGGGTAACCATGATGTCTCATGCCAATATAATTGCGGTCGCGGTTTTAAAAGATCTCGGCGGAATTATTATTACCGAAGGTCGTGAACCGGACACTGAAACGGTTAAAAAAGCCGAGGAAGAGAAAATTCCATTGATGCTTACAACATTATCGACGTTTCAGGTTGTCGGCAAACTTTACGAGATGGGTATTCACCCCGGACCGTAA
- a CDS encoding (2Fe-2S) ferredoxin domain-containing protein, translating to MGKLKIEDLEKIAEEARKKMTIREGGGRAKITVHMGTCGIAAGARNIMNTFLKEIETHDVHDVIITSTGCAGLCNKEPMITIELTGQAPVKYIQLTEAKAKRIFDEHIMKGKFVQEYAYAIGSEKIL from the coding sequence ATGGGTAAACTGAAAATAGAAGACTTAGAGAAAATTGCCGAAGAGGCGCGCAAAAAAATGACGATACGCGAAGGCGGTGGTAGGGCAAAAATCACGGTTCATATGGGAACCTGCGGAATTGCCGCCGGTGCCCGAAACATCATGAATACATTTTTGAAAGAGATTGAAACGCACGATGTACATGATGTTATTATAACAAGCACAGGTTGTGCCGGTCTTTGCAATAAAGAACCGATGATAACGATTGAGCTGACGGGTCAGGCACCTGTAAAGTACATCCAACTTACCGAAGCGAAAGCGAAACGAATTTTCGATGAGCACATCATGAAAGGTAAATTTGTGCAGGAATATGCCTACGCTATCGGCAGTGAAAAAATTTTATAA
- a CDS encoding PHP domain-containing protein, giving the protein MSTIIRADLHVHTCLSPCGDLQMTPRKIVAKALHHNIDVIAISDHNTAVNIPAVLRAAHGTPLIVLPGMEVCTREEIHVVALFDNVESAFELQQYVYERLEGENDEQTFGMQVVADENDEVVGFNSKLLIGAADISIEQAINIIHSLNGLAFASHIDRQSYSVISQLGFVPITTHFDGLEISSNLTVAEARKRFPEYSNYTFVQNSDAHFLKDFGNVFSKFLIEEISFAEIVKAFRNEKGRKIIQ; this is encoded by the coding sequence ATGTCAACAATTATCAGGGCAGATTTGCATGTGCATACATGCCTTTCACCCTGTGGCGATCTGCAAATGACGCCACGAAAAATTGTAGCTAAAGCTTTACATCATAACATAGACGTTATCGCAATCAGCGATCATAATACCGCGGTGAACATTCCGGCAGTTCTTCGCGCGGCTCACGGAACGCCGCTTATCGTGCTGCCCGGCATGGAAGTTTGCACGAGAGAAGAAATTCACGTCGTCGCGCTCTTTGATAATGTAGAATCAGCATTCGAATTACAGCAATATGTGTACGAACGGCTCGAAGGTGAAAATGACGAGCAAACTTTCGGAATGCAGGTTGTTGCCGACGAGAACGATGAAGTAGTCGGATTCAATTCTAAACTTCTAATCGGTGCCGCTGATATCTCAATCGAGCAAGCTATTAATATCATTCATTCTCTAAACGGTCTGGCATTTGCATCTCATATCGACCGGCAGAGCTACAGCGTTATATCTCAATTAGGATTTGTACCGATTACCACGCATTTCGATGGTCTTGAAATCTCGTCGAACCTAACGGTTGCGGAGGCGCGTAAAAGATTTCCCGAATATTCCAACTACACGTTCGTTCAAAACTCAGATGCCCACTTCCTGAAAGATTTCGGAAACGTTTTTTCAAAATTTTTGATAGAAGAAATATCGTTCGCCGAAATAGTAAAAGCGTTCAGAAATGAAAAAGGCAGAAAGATAATTCAATAA
- a CDS encoding NAD(P)H-dependent oxidoreductase subunit E has product MEYNLQLKSDEIVQRWGARPENIIEMMHDVQNEFNYLPRDIIFEVAKKSHVPLSQIYSLATFFNAFSLVPRGKYQVCVCMGTACHAYGAPKIMNVLEKELGIQCGETAKDMKFGLESVRCVGACGIAPVVVIGKDLYGKVTAQGTTKLLKKYQ; this is encoded by the coding sequence ATGGAATATAATCTTCAACTCAAATCTGATGAAATTGTTCAGCGCTGGGGTGCGCGTCCGGAGAACATCATCGAGATGATGCATGATGTGCAGAATGAGTTTAATTATCTGCCGCGGGATATCATATTTGAAGTTGCAAAAAAATCACATGTACCGCTTAGTCAGATTTACAGTCTTGCAACTTTTTTCAACGCGTTCAGCTTGGTTCCGCGCGGAAAATACCAGGTTTGCGTTTGCATGGGAACAGCATGCCATGCTTACGGCGCTCCAAAAATAATGAATGTTTTAGAGAAAGAACTCGGAATCCAGTGCGGTGAAACTGCGAAAGATATGAAGTTCGGACTTGAGTCGGTACGATGTGTTGGTGCATGCGGAATTGCCCCCGTTGTCGTGATCGGAAAAGATCTCTACGGTAAAGTGACGGCACAAGGAACCACAAAGCTATTAAAAAAATACCAATAA
- a CDS encoding hydrogenase iron-sulfur subunit, with amino-acid sequence MGFEPRIVAFLCNWCTYTGADLAGVSRLKSPANIRVIRTMCSGRVDPTFIMKAFDLGADGVLIGGCHPGDCHYAEGNYKTLRRAHLMKKIMQAYGIDEKRLRLEWISAAEGDKFQEVTTTFTETIRSLGPLDWRKRIGQGDRVENPVTV; translated from the coding sequence ATGGGATTTGAACCAAGAATAGTAGCATTTCTCTGTAATTGGTGCACGTATACCGGTGCAGACCTCGCCGGTGTTTCGCGCCTGAAATCTCCGGCAAACATCAGAGTGATCCGCACGATGTGCAGCGGCCGCGTGGATCCAACGTTTATTATGAAGGCATTCGATCTTGGAGCCGATGGAGTGCTGATAGGCGGTTGCCATCCGGGTGACTGCCATTATGCTGAGGGAAATTATAAAACTCTGAGACGTGCTCATCTTATGAAAAAAATTATGCAAGCGTACGGAATTGATGAGAAACGGCTCCGTCTCGAATGGATATCTGCCGCTGAAGGAGATAAATTTCAGGAGGTAACTACAACGTTCACAGAGACTATCCGTTCTCTTGGACCGCTTGATTGGAGAAAAAGAATCGGTCAAGGTGATCGCGTAGAAAATCCCGTTACTGTTTAA
- a CDS encoding 4Fe-4S binding protein has translation MVNVKIDGIEIQVVEDTTIVQAAEKAGVWIPTMCYSDLIEPYGVCRLCSVEVVRGKRSRLVTACNYPVRDGISVLTNSDKVKWIRKVIMELMLSRWPNVKVVKEMAQRLGVEKPRFESLEKDEATEACILCGLCVNVCRDLVKASVLGFESRGIKRKVVLPFGERSDACIVCGACAHVCPTGHIKMVVEDYKGKKPEFTLGVKTPISVPTLQAVPRVPVIDTESCIYFETGGCQTCAKVCEPQAINYKMEDEIVEIDAGQVLLATGYDLFDASKLAQFGYGRLDNVYSSLEFEAILNSTGPTSGKVVMKNGNQPRSVGIIHCIGSRDVENHPYCSRVCCMYALKFAHLVHDRTDAAIYQFYIDMRAFGKGYEEFYSRLLDEGITMIRGKAAEVVERSHGSNGDGSLLIRCEDTLIGKFREVPVDMVVLCNAIEPRHDIEAIRKIFSISKSPDGFFLERHPKLDPTSTMSDGIYIAGCAQGPKDIPDTVAQASSAAARILSIIAKGEVDIDPVRAFIDEKYCAGCRMCNNLCPYSAIDFISDKKISQVNDVLCKGCGTCVAACPASAITGKGFSDAQIFAELEGLLEI, from the coding sequence ATGGTAAATGTAAAAATAGATGGAATAGAAATTCAAGTTGTGGAAGATACCACAATAGTTCAAGCGGCCGAAAAAGCAGGTGTTTGGATCCCAACGATGTGCTATTCGGATCTTATTGAACCTTATGGAGTATGCAGATTGTGCAGCGTTGAGGTGGTTCGTGGGAAAAGGAGCCGTCTTGTTACGGCATGCAACTATCCGGTCCGGGATGGTATAAGTGTTTTGACAAATTCCGACAAGGTCAAATGGATCAGAAAAGTTATAATGGAATTGATGCTGTCGCGCTGGCCCAATGTTAAAGTTGTTAAAGAGATGGCCCAACGATTGGGGGTTGAAAAACCCCGGTTCGAAAGTCTGGAGAAAGATGAAGCGACAGAGGCCTGCATTTTATGTGGCTTGTGCGTGAATGTTTGCCGCGATCTGGTTAAAGCATCGGTGCTCGGCTTCGAAAGCCGCGGTATAAAACGGAAAGTTGTTCTGCCGTTCGGTGAACGTTCGGATGCGTGTATTGTATGCGGCGCTTGCGCTCATGTGTGTCCAACCGGTCATATTAAAATGGTTGTCGAAGATTATAAAGGCAAGAAACCTGAATTTACACTTGGTGTGAAAACTCCGATAAGCGTGCCGACACTGCAAGCCGTTCCGCGGGTTCCGGTAATCGATACCGAGTCTTGTATCTATTTTGAAACCGGCGGGTGTCAAACATGTGCAAAGGTATGCGAACCGCAGGCGATCAATTATAAAATGGAAGATGAAATTGTTGAAATTGATGCCGGACAGGTTTTGCTCGCAACCGGCTACGATCTTTTCGATGCTTCAAAACTTGCGCAGTTTGGTTACGGACGACTCGATAATGTTTATTCGTCTCTCGAGTTTGAAGCAATATTGAATTCAACCGGTCCAACCAGTGGAAAAGTTGTAATGAAAAATGGGAACCAACCCAGATCAGTCGGCATAATTCACTGTATAGGTTCACGTGATGTTGAAAACCATCCGTACTGTTCGCGTGTGTGCTGCATGTATGCACTTAAATTCGCGCATTTAGTTCACGACAGAACCGATGCGGCTATCTACCAATTTTACATCGATATGCGCGCGTTCGGAAAAGGGTACGAAGAATTCTACAGCCGACTGTTGGATGAAGGGATAACGATGATTCGTGGAAAAGCGGCCGAAGTTGTGGAACGCAGTCACGGCTCCAACGGTGATGGATCGCTTCTCATTCGTTGCGAAGATACACTCATCGGAAAGTTCAGAGAGGTTCCTGTCGATATGGTTGTTTTGTGCAACGCTATAGAACCGCGTCACGATATTGAAGCGATACGCAAAATATTCTCTATCAGTAAGAGTCCCGACGGATTTTTCCTTGAACGTCATCCGAAATTAGATCCTACATCCACCATGAGCGACGGGATATACATTGCCGGATGCGCTCAGGGACCAAAAGATATTCCCGATACGGTTGCACAGGCGAGCTCAGCCGCGGCGAGAATTCTATCTATTATCGCCAAAGGTGAAGTTGATATCGATCCTGTTCGCGCATTCATCGATGAGAAATATTGCGCCGGATGCAGAATGTGTAACAACCTATGTCCTTACTCAGCAATAGATTTTATTTCTGATAAAAAAATATCTCAGGTCAACGATGTGTTATGTAAGGGATGCGGTACATGTGTAGCAGCATGCCCGGCATCGGCAATAACAGGCAAAGGATTTTCGGATGCGCAAATTTTTGCCGAGCTTGAAGGGCTGCTCGAAATTTAA
- a CDS encoding NADH-quinone oxidoreductase subunit NuoF — MTTHRIQVMVCTGTGCVSNHAFEIRDAFEREIKKNNLQTEAAVITTGCNGFCGAGPLVVVQPDGIFYQLLKVSDIPHLVAEHFLKGRPVKKLMYIPPEEKTPIPKMSEIPFFADQTLIALRNRGMIDPEKIEDYIGRGGYKAIAKVLTSMKPEEVVTEIKASGLRGRGGGGFPTGVKWESCKKAHGTAKYVICNADEGDPGAFMDRSIVEGDPHSVIEGMLIGAYAIENVTQGFIYVRMQYPLAIHRFEVAIKQAREYGLLGKNIFDKGFDFDIEIRRGAGAFVCGESTALMTSIEGKVGEPRAKYIHTVEKGLWDCPTCLNNVETWANVPQIILKGAKWFSSIGTGDVSVDPWGGSKGTKVFSLAGKVNNTGLVEVPMGITMRDIIYKVGGGIPEGKKFKAVQTGGPSGGFIPETLLDLPVDYEELAKVGSMMGSGGMLVTDEENCMVDMAKYFLSFTQDESCGKCIPCREGTKRMLDILDKITMGKGSEEDLVMLEELSSMVVESSLCALGGSAPNPVLTSMKYFREEYEAHVRDKKCPAHVCKPLIKYSIDENVCIQVGHGCDVCRKQCIDNAIIGEKNQAHRIDPSKCGKCGICYDVCKFDAIHIE; from the coding sequence ATGACGACTCATCGAATACAAGTAATGGTATGTACAGGTACCGGTTGTGTATCGAACCATGCATTTGAAATAAGAGATGCGTTTGAAAGGGAAATTAAGAAAAACAATCTGCAAACAGAAGCAGCGGTCATAACAACGGGCTGTAACGGATTTTGCGGTGCCGGACCTCTTGTAGTTGTGCAGCCCGATGGAATTTTCTATCAACTTCTGAAGGTGTCGGATATTCCGCATTTGGTGGCAGAACATTTCCTTAAGGGGCGCCCCGTAAAGAAACTGATGTACATTCCGCCGGAAGAGAAAACGCCTATTCCGAAAATGTCGGAGATACCATTTTTTGCAGATCAAACTTTAATTGCTCTTCGCAACCGCGGCATGATCGATCCAGAAAAAATCGAAGATTATATTGGTCGGGGCGGTTATAAAGCTATCGCGAAAGTATTAACATCCATGAAACCCGAAGAAGTTGTAACAGAGATAAAAGCATCGGGTTTGAGAGGACGAGGCGGCGGTGGATTCCCTACCGGTGTAAAATGGGAATCGTGTAAAAAAGCCCATGGCACAGCTAAGTATGTTATATGCAATGCCGACGAGGGAGATCCGGGTGCATTTATGGATAGAAGTATTGTTGAAGGTGATCCTCATTCTGTGATTGAAGGAATGCTGATTGGGGCGTACGCGATTGAAAATGTTACGCAGGGTTTTATATATGTTCGTATGCAATACCCTCTTGCAATCCATCGCTTCGAGGTCGCAATTAAACAGGCGCGTGAGTATGGTCTTCTTGGAAAAAATATTTTCGATAAAGGTTTTGACTTCGATATTGAAATCCGTCGTGGTGCCGGCGCGTTCGTGTGCGGTGAGTCGACTGCACTCATGACATCAATCGAGGGAAAAGTCGGTGAACCGAGAGCAAAATATATTCACACAGTCGAAAAAGGTCTTTGGGACTGTCCCACGTGCCTGAATAATGTTGAAACATGGGCTAATGTTCCTCAGATTATACTCAAGGGTGCCAAATGGTTTTCAAGTATTGGAACAGGAGATGTTTCTGTCGATCCATGGGGCGGAAGCAAAGGAACAAAAGTGTTTTCGTTAGCCGGAAAAGTAAATAATACCGGGCTTGTAGAAGTTCCGATGGGAATAACCATGCGCGATATTATTTATAAAGTCGGCGGCGGTATCCCGGAAGGTAAAAAATTTAAAGCCGTTCAAACCGGTGGACCTTCCGGTGGATTCATACCCGAAACTTTACTCGATTTGCCTGTCGATTATGAAGAACTTGCAAAAGTCGGATCTATGATGGGTTCCGGCGGAATGCTTGTGACTGATGAGGAAAACTGTATGGTTGATATGGCAAAATATTTCCTTAGCTTTACTCAAGATGAATCTTGCGGAAAATGCATCCCTTGCAGAGAAGGTACAAAGCGGATGCTGGATATTCTGGATAAAATAACGATGGGAAAAGGTTCCGAGGAAGATCTTGTTATGCTCGAAGAATTATCGAGTATGGTAGTGGAGTCTTCTCTGTGCGCGCTTGGCGGTTCGGCGCCCAACCCGGTTTTAACCAGCATGAAATATTTCCGTGAAGAATACGAAGCGCATGTCCGCGATAAAAAATGTCCTGCGCACGTTTGTAAACCACTCATTAAATATAGTATAGATGAAAATGTCTGCATTCAAGTCGGGCATGGTTGTGATGTTTGCCGAAAGCAATGTATCGATAATGCAATCATCGGTGAAAAAAATCAGGCTCACCGTATCGATCCATCCAAATGCGGAAAGTGCGGCATTTGTTATGATGTCTGTAAATTCGATGCTATCCATATAGAGTAA